One genomic region from Solwaraspora sp. WMMD792 encodes:
- a CDS encoding DAK2 domain-containing protein yields the protein MLDTLDAAAVRRWCSGALAALRRHQGEIDALNVYPVPDGDTGTNLVLTLTSAQHALALDLDNSSEGEQTSHGRVLRLMARGALLGARGNSGVIVSQILRALADALTDTAVVRGRALASALTAATDAAYAAVARPVEGTVLTVVAAAARAADRTGSDDLATVVRAAASAARDALAATPGQLPVLARAGVVDAGGRGLCLLLDALAAVVGTPLTDSTDNPDNADSPDNPVGRAADPDGADPDPDGAGSAVDSHSGAGSEGYAYEVQFLLEAPAGAVDRMRAALAEIGDSLVVVGSDAGGDDDRDDDDGDGDKDADARNGPVWNVHVHVDDIGAAIEAGIAAGRPYQISVTRFADQPAPPLAGRAAVVVAAGTGLAALFTGEGADVVGGSPSTAELLDAIRRTGAAEVVVLPNDPDTQAVAGLAAREAEAVGVTVAVVPTRSPVQALAALAVRDPRRRFDDDVIAMAEAAGACRYAEVCHAAREALTVAGRCRPGDVLALVEGEVLLIGTDLAGTCRNLLDQLLGGGGELVTLIVGGQAPDGLGDAVAAHVARCWPFVEVHTFVGGQPHYPLLVGIE from the coding sequence GTGCTGGACACCCTTGACGCCGCCGCCGTGCGCCGGTGGTGTTCGGGTGCGCTGGCCGCGCTGCGCCGCCACCAGGGCGAGATCGACGCGCTCAACGTCTACCCGGTGCCGGACGGCGACACCGGCACCAACCTGGTCCTCACCCTCACCTCGGCCCAACATGCCCTGGCCCTTGACCTGGACAACTCCTCGGAGGGGGAGCAGACCTCGCACGGGCGGGTGCTGCGGCTGATGGCCCGAGGCGCGCTGCTCGGCGCCCGGGGCAACTCCGGGGTGATCGTCTCGCAGATCCTGCGTGCCCTGGCCGACGCGCTCACCGACACCGCCGTGGTGCGTGGCCGGGCCCTCGCGTCGGCGTTGACCGCCGCCACCGACGCGGCGTACGCGGCGGTCGCCCGCCCGGTCGAGGGGACCGTGCTGACCGTGGTCGCCGCCGCCGCGCGGGCCGCCGACCGGACCGGCTCCGACGACCTCGCCACCGTGGTACGGGCCGCCGCCTCGGCCGCCCGCGACGCCCTCGCTGCGACCCCCGGCCAACTGCCGGTGCTGGCCCGCGCCGGGGTGGTCGACGCCGGCGGCCGCGGCCTGTGCCTGCTGCTCGACGCGCTGGCCGCCGTGGTCGGCACCCCGCTCACCGACAGCACCGACAACCCTGACAACGCCGACAGCCCTGACAACCCAGTCGGCCGCGCCGCCGACCCCGACGGCGCCGACCCCGACCCCGACGGCGCCGGTTCCGCCGTCGACTCCCACAGTGGGGCCGGTTCCGAGGGGTACGCCTACGAGGTGCAGTTCCTGCTCGAAGCGCCGGCCGGGGCGGTCGACCGGATGCGGGCCGCACTCGCCGAGATCGGCGACTCGCTGGTCGTCGTCGGCTCCGACGCAGGGGGCGATGACGACAGGGACGATGACGACGGGGACGGCGACAAGGACGCTGACGCCAGGAACGGTCCGGTGTGGAACGTTCACGTGCACGTCGACGACATCGGCGCCGCCATCGAGGCCGGCATCGCCGCCGGTCGCCCGTACCAGATCTCGGTCACCCGGTTCGCCGACCAGCCGGCACCGCCGCTCGCCGGCCGGGCCGCGGTGGTGGTCGCCGCCGGCACCGGCCTCGCCGCCCTGTTCACCGGTGAGGGCGCCGACGTGGTCGGCGGCTCCCCGTCCACCGCCGAGCTGCTCGACGCCATCCGCCGCACCGGCGCCGCCGAGGTGGTGGTGCTGCCCAACGACCCGGACACCCAGGCCGTCGCCGGTCTCGCCGCCCGGGAGGCCGAGGCCGTCGGCGTCACCGTCGCCGTCGTGCCGACCCGGTCACCGGTGCAGGCCCTCGCCGCGCTCGCCGTCCGTGACCCGCGACGCCGCTTCGACGACGACGTGATTGCGATGGCCGAGGCCGCCGGGGCCTGCCGGTACGCCGAGGTCTGCCACGCCGCCCGGGAGGCGCTCACCGTCGCCGGCCGCTGCCGCCCCGGCGACGTGCTCGCCCTGGTCGAGGGGGAGGTGCTGCTGATCGGCACCGACCTGGCCGGCACCTGCCGCAACCTGCTGGACCAGCTGCTCGGCGGCGGCGGTGAACTGGTCACCCTGATCGTCGGCGGGCAGGCACCGGACGGCCTGGGCGACGCGGTGGCGGCGCACGTCGCCCGCTGCTGGCCGTTCGTCGAGGTGCACACCTTCGTCGGCGGGCAGCCGCACTACCCGCTGCTGGTAGGGATCGAATGA
- the rpmB gene encoding 50S ribosomal protein L28 codes for MASVCDVCGKGPGFGHNVPWSKKKTNRRWNPNIQTVRTPAGGGNTRKVNACTSCLKAGKVVRGA; via the coding sequence GTGGCTAGCGTGTGCGACGTCTGTGGCAAAGGGCCGGGCTTCGGTCACAACGTGCCGTGGTCGAAGAAGAAGACCAACCGCCGTTGGAACCCGAACATCCAGACCGTTCGCACCCCGGCCGGTGGCGGCAACACCCGCAAGGTGAACGCCTGCACCTCCTGCCTCAAGGCCGGCAAGGTGGTCCGGGGCGCCTGA